Proteins encoded by one window of Chondromyces crocatus:
- a CDS encoding serine/threonine-protein kinase: protein MVRSHDPPTLACRVFLLMNTASASERSSLIEGSTIADYLLVARLGEGGMGVVFKAEDTKLRRMVALKLLHPNVAQDPEKRRRFLREGRLAAHLTHPCIAAVYQVGEADGRIFIAMELCEGKSLKHVLSEQPILPYTEALHLFREITRGLRKAHEAGIIHRDLKPDNVMVEGDGIVKILDFGVAKPTEDIDANFTDLRTQHGAMVGTPAYMSPEQATGKNVDARSDIFSLGVVLYELLSGRRPFLGETWQDIIIAISRDPMVPVSSLRPDLPREVDAVLERCLTKRPEDRYASCRELLADVDRLQASAGMFRSGIMTAGTSLVPPPPFTDTGSNPRVVPPDTSSQPAVSSPVPFAPGPPSMHATGPGQRSPGARRTALVLGSVLLVAGVGAGIGALAGRVNGGERVDGEAMVGSVGSPARPPADLMPTAVPSEPSTTEGSAVPAGSPSAAPSTQMEGASPSIAGTEAAPPAAVTTPGEPSANGRGKVTRPSATSASTPPPASARPPSAPATHAPTSPSAKPRNEILGF, encoded by the coding sequence GTGGTACGTTCTCACGACCCGCCCACCCTGGCGTGCCGGGTCTTCTTGCTCATGAACACCGCCTCCGCCAGCGAGCGCTCGTCCTTGATCGAGGGCTCGACCATCGCGGACTACCTCCTCGTCGCGCGGCTCGGCGAAGGCGGCATGGGCGTGGTGTTCAAGGCCGAGGACACCAAGCTCCGGCGCATGGTGGCCCTCAAGCTGCTGCACCCCAACGTCGCGCAGGATCCCGAGAAGAGGCGCCGGTTCCTTCGGGAAGGCAGGCTCGCGGCGCACCTCACCCACCCCTGCATTGCCGCCGTCTACCAGGTCGGCGAGGCCGACGGCCGCATCTTCATCGCCATGGAGCTGTGCGAAGGCAAGAGCCTCAAGCACGTCCTGAGCGAGCAGCCGATCCTGCCCTACACCGAAGCGCTCCACCTCTTCCGCGAGATCACGCGCGGGCTCCGCAAAGCGCATGAGGCGGGAATCATTCACCGCGATCTCAAGCCCGACAACGTAATGGTCGAGGGGGACGGCATCGTGAAGATCCTCGATTTCGGCGTCGCCAAGCCGACCGAGGACATCGACGCGAACTTCACCGACCTGCGCACCCAGCATGGCGCCATGGTCGGCACGCCTGCGTACATGTCGCCCGAGCAAGCGACGGGCAAGAACGTGGACGCGCGCTCCGACATCTTCAGCTTGGGGGTGGTGCTCTACGAGCTTCTCTCGGGGCGCAGACCGTTCCTCGGAGAAACCTGGCAAGACATCATCATCGCCATCAGCCGCGACCCGATGGTCCCGGTCTCCTCCCTGCGCCCGGATCTCCCGCGCGAGGTGGACGCCGTGCTCGAGCGATGCCTCACCAAGCGGCCCGAGGATCGCTACGCGAGCTGTCGCGAACTGCTCGCCGACGTGGATCGCCTCCAGGCGAGCGCCGGCATGTTCCGATCGGGCATCATGACGGCGGGCACCTCCTTGGTGCCTCCGCCCCCCTTCACGGATACCGGCTCGAATCCCAGGGTCGTACCGCCCGACACCTCATCGCAGCCAGCGGTGAGCTCGCCGGTGCCCTTCGCGCCTGGTCCTCCCTCGATGCACGCGACGGGGCCGGGCCAGCGCTCCCCAGGTGCGCGCCGTACGGCGCTGGTGCTGGGCAGTGTCCTCCTGGTGGCTGGTGTCGGTGCTGGGATCGGAGCGCTGGCGGGGCGCGTGAATGGCGGAGAGCGCGTCGATGGCGAGGCCATGGTGGGATCGGTGGGGTCTCCTGCTCGCCCTCCTGCGGATCTGATGCCGACCGCGGTACCGAGCGAACCGTCGACCACCGAGGGGTCAGCCGTGCCAGCAGGGTCTCCTTCGGCGGCTCCCTCCACGCAGATGGAGGGCGCCAGTCCCTCGATCGCAGGTACAGAGGCCGCACCACCGGCAGCGGTGACGACGCCGGGTGAACCTTCAGCGAACGGCCGAGGCAAAGTGACGCGTCCATCGGCCACCTCGGCCTCGACGCCACCTCCTGCGAGCGCTCGACCTCCCTCGGCACCCGCCACCCACGCGCCCACCTCCCCGAGCGCCAAACCGAGGAACGAGATCCTCGGCTTCTGA
- a CDS encoding aldehyde ferredoxin oxidoreductase family protein: MPPSLPAAHTPHLPTGGWFGRYLRIDLSRRSTEVVEIEPRVSRQLIGGVGLGTWLLTQETKAGFDPLGEEAALVVAFGPLVGTPLTTSAKVAFVAKSPLTGRLNDALSSSGFAIAGKRTGFDALVLRGRAAEPSVVLTDGDALEVVPCPALWGQALRLGELEARLAAQFPGYELTIAGIAAEHRVRYASLANNGRHAGRGGLGAVLAAKQIKAVGVRGCHAVPLAHAERAVTLARDLARRSLGPATEKYRELGTVANLATFNRLAALPTRNFQESTFEGATALSGESLRETRARGRSACSGCTIGCEHFFEVTPGAPPVKAEYENVFALGPLCGVSSPELVLRASRLCDELGLDTISAGGSIAFAMECAERGVFAGTQWEAEAKGLRFGDGARMLELLEAIAHRRAGLGALLAEGSRRAAEILGPPAPGFAAHVKGLEIPGYEPRALQTMALGFAVSSRGADHNRSGAYEVDFSGRVDRLAGSPEAARLAVETEDRAAVLDSLILCKFLRRALRDVHEEAAEMLTAVTGAPVDMPEVQSAAKRIVLLKRLFNEREGWRPEEDTLPARFFEELLPGGAARGAGLTREQFEEMKRAYHEARGLNADGSLPRATIEEFGLDALLTGRNADTLDAPGMHPARGARGEPEDR, translated from the coding sequence ATGCCCCCCTCGCTCCCTGCAGCGCACACACCGCACCTGCCGACCGGCGGGTGGTTCGGTCGGTACCTTCGCATCGACCTCAGCCGGAGGAGCACCGAGGTGGTCGAGATCGAGCCTCGGGTGTCGCGGCAGCTCATCGGTGGGGTGGGCCTCGGGACGTGGCTCCTCACCCAGGAGACGAAAGCTGGCTTCGATCCGCTCGGAGAGGAGGCCGCCCTGGTCGTCGCGTTCGGGCCGCTGGTCGGGACGCCGCTCACGACGTCGGCCAAGGTCGCGTTCGTGGCGAAGTCGCCACTCACCGGGAGGCTGAACGACGCGCTGTCGTCCTCGGGGTTCGCGATCGCCGGCAAGCGCACGGGGTTTGATGCGCTCGTCCTGAGGGGTCGCGCGGCCGAGCCTTCGGTGGTGCTGACGGATGGAGACGCGCTGGAGGTGGTCCCCTGCCCTGCACTGTGGGGTCAGGCACTTCGGCTGGGGGAGCTCGAGGCGCGCCTCGCGGCGCAGTTTCCTGGGTACGAGCTGACCATCGCAGGGATCGCCGCGGAGCATCGGGTGCGGTACGCGAGCCTCGCCAACAACGGTCGCCACGCCGGGCGAGGAGGGCTCGGGGCAGTGCTGGCTGCCAAGCAGATCAAAGCGGTGGGGGTGCGGGGGTGTCATGCGGTGCCCTTGGCACATGCCGAGCGCGCCGTGACACTCGCTCGCGACCTCGCGCGGCGATCGCTGGGCCCCGCGACGGAGAAATACCGTGAGCTAGGGACGGTCGCGAACCTCGCGACGTTCAACCGGCTGGCTGCGCTGCCCACACGAAATTTCCAGGAGAGCACGTTCGAGGGGGCCACGGCGCTCTCCGGGGAGAGCCTGCGCGAGACGCGGGCGCGAGGACGCAGCGCATGCTCGGGTTGCACCATCGGGTGTGAGCATTTCTTCGAGGTCACACCAGGGGCGCCGCCCGTGAAGGCCGAGTACGAGAACGTGTTCGCGCTGGGTCCGCTGTGTGGCGTCTCGAGCCCGGAGCTGGTGCTGCGCGCGTCCCGCCTGTGCGATGAGCTGGGGCTCGACACGATCTCTGCCGGCGGTTCCATCGCGTTCGCGATGGAGTGCGCGGAGCGAGGGGTGTTCGCGGGGACGCAGTGGGAGGCGGAGGCGAAGGGGCTCCGCTTCGGAGACGGGGCGAGGATGCTCGAGCTGCTGGAGGCCATCGCTCATCGACGCGCAGGGCTCGGCGCTCTGCTGGCGGAAGGCTCTCGTCGGGCCGCTGAGATACTCGGCCCTCCTGCGCCTGGCTTCGCTGCCCACGTGAAGGGGCTGGAGATTCCTGGCTATGAGCCGAGGGCACTCCAGACGATGGCGCTGGGGTTCGCGGTGTCGTCACGCGGCGCCGATCACAACCGGAGCGGCGCTTACGAGGTGGATTTCTCGGGGAGGGTAGATCGGCTCGCGGGTTCGCCGGAAGCGGCGCGCCTCGCCGTCGAGACCGAGGACCGGGCGGCGGTCCTGGACTCGTTGATCCTGTGCAAGTTCTTGCGACGCGCACTCCGCGATGTCCATGAGGAGGCTGCGGAAATGTTGACGGCCGTGACTGGAGCGCCGGTCGACATGCCGGAGGTACAGTCCGCGGCGAAGCGGATCGTGCTGCTGAAGCGACTGTTCAACGAGCGGGAGGGCTGGAGGCCCGAGGAGGACACGTTGCCAGCCCGGTTCTTCGAGGAGCTTCTGCCAGGTGGAGCAGCACGTGGCGCTGGGCTGACGCGGGAGCAGTTCGAGGAGATGAAAAGGGCTTACCATGAGGCGCGAGGGCTCAACGCCGACGGGAGCCTCCCCCGGGCGACGATCGAGGAGTTCGGGCTGGATGCGCTGCTGACGGGTCGCAACGCCGACACCCTCGATGCGCCTGGCATGCATCCAGCGAGAGGCGCCCGGGGAGAGCCCGAGGACAGATGA
- a CDS encoding CBS domain-containing protein, whose amino-acid sequence MTRSPITVERSATMAHAFKIMVEHGFRHLPVVDGDRLVGLVSERELRVVENMKGIDSAFVTVGDFILEPPYAVGPETPVHDVALTMSQRKVGSAIVVDGDKVVGLFTTTDALRVLAELLAPSSNPT is encoded by the coding sequence ATGACCCGGAGTCCCATCACTGTCGAGCGCTCTGCCACGATGGCACACGCCTTCAAGATCATGGTGGAGCATGGCTTTCGCCATCTCCCCGTGGTGGACGGCGACCGACTGGTGGGCCTCGTCTCGGAACGCGAGCTTCGCGTCGTCGAGAACATGAAGGGCATCGACTCCGCCTTCGTCACCGTGGGTGATTTCATCCTGGAGCCGCCGTACGCCGTTGGCCCCGAGACGCCAGTTCATGACGTCGCGCTCACCATGAGCCAGCGCAAGGTGGGCTCGGCCATCGTGGTCGATGGCGACAAGGTGGTGGGCTTGTTCACGACCACCGACGCGCTGCGGGTCCTGGCCGAGCTGCTCGCGCCATCCTCGAATCCAACCTGA
- a CDS encoding superoxide dismutase family protein gives MAVKTCIALFVLGIASLGCSEPRPVGAEQTTPSDLAPPPEPPPPAAEPEPPLAAEAPAPPKPIEVTVNPASGSKVQGTGQLEEVAEGVKLTLKLTAVPAGKHGIHIHQTADCSDPEAKSAGDHFAPDHNKHGFPDQAEHHLGDMGNLTAEKDGNVNFEFVLKGANLKEGDPKSLVGRAIILHAKEDKGTQPSGDAGGRIACSAIKR, from the coding sequence GTGGCTGTGAAGACCTGCATCGCGCTGTTCGTCCTCGGGATTGCCTCGCTCGGCTGCAGCGAGCCCCGCCCGGTCGGTGCGGAGCAAACGACGCCATCCGATCTGGCCCCGCCGCCCGAGCCCCCGCCGCCTGCTGCGGAACCCGAACCTCCGCTCGCCGCCGAAGCTCCTGCGCCTCCGAAGCCCATCGAGGTCACCGTCAACCCTGCGAGCGGCTCCAAGGTCCAGGGAACTGGGCAGCTCGAAGAGGTCGCGGAGGGCGTCAAGCTCACCCTCAAGCTCACTGCGGTCCCCGCGGGGAAGCATGGCATCCACATTCATCAGACGGCCGACTGCAGCGATCCGGAGGCCAAGAGCGCGGGTGACCACTTCGCTCCAGATCACAACAAGCACGGCTTCCCCGACCAGGCGGAGCACCATCTGGGCGACATGGGTAACCTCACCGCCGAGAAGGACGGCAACGTGAACTTCGAGTTCGTCCTCAAAGGCGCCAACCTCAAGGAGGGAGACCCCAAGTCCCTCGTGGGGCGTGCAATCATCCTCCACGCCAAAGAGGACAAGGGCACCCAGCCTTCCGGCGATGCCGGGGGTCGTATCGCCTGCAGCGCGATCAAGCGCTGA
- a CDS encoding serine/threonine-protein kinase — MRISRPSGGASLTLAEARFEVLLPIASGGMGTVYLARRRCDGLEVALKIPHAFLRDISEFRREMEEEARLAAQIRHPHVVALVEAGKAEDGLYLAMEYVEGETLAMLGGIAGPLQSLPLGIGVRMLLDALAGLHAAHELKDPEGRAANVVHCDVCPQNLLVGLDGRTRVIDFGVARSNAHATGAIRGRSAYMAPEQAQGRAVDRRCDVWAAGVVGWELVAGRRLHEGDGRGGALGEEPGEPPPLQSVRPDVPRGLARALEAALRVDVAGRCADAATLAGLILEGCREDGLAVAAHAEVAAHVGALVGERIARRRAEVAELVTPQGCEG; from the coding sequence ATGCGCATTTCGAGGCCCAGCGGAGGGGCTTCGCTCACGCTGGCGGAAGCTCGGTTCGAGGTTCTGCTCCCCATCGCGAGCGGTGGGATGGGCACGGTGTACCTGGCCAGGCGCCGCTGTGATGGGCTGGAGGTCGCGCTGAAGATCCCTCACGCGTTTCTCCGAGACATCTCGGAGTTTCGGCGAGAGATGGAGGAGGAAGCTCGGCTCGCCGCGCAGATCCGACACCCCCATGTAGTCGCCCTGGTCGAAGCGGGGAAGGCAGAGGACGGGCTCTACCTTGCGATGGAATATGTCGAGGGAGAAACGCTCGCGATGCTCGGTGGCATCGCCGGGCCGCTGCAGTCGCTGCCGCTAGGAATCGGGGTGAGGATGTTGCTGGATGCCCTCGCAGGGTTGCATGCAGCGCATGAGCTGAAGGATCCAGAAGGTCGCGCTGCCAACGTGGTCCACTGCGATGTCTGCCCGCAGAACCTGCTGGTGGGTCTGGACGGCCGGACGCGGGTGATCGATTTCGGGGTGGCCAGGTCGAACGCACATGCGACCGGAGCGATCCGCGGCAGAAGCGCGTACATGGCACCGGAACAGGCGCAGGGGCGCGCGGTGGACCGGCGGTGTGATGTGTGGGCCGCCGGGGTCGTCGGATGGGAGCTGGTCGCTGGACGGAGGCTCCACGAGGGGGATGGGCGTGGAGGGGCGCTGGGGGAGGAGCCAGGGGAACCGCCGCCTCTTCAAAGCGTGCGGCCGGATGTGCCGCGAGGGCTGGCGAGGGCACTCGAGGCGGCGCTGCGGGTGGACGTCGCCGGGCGATGTGCGGATGCAGCGACCTTGGCGGGGTTGATCCTGGAGGGGTGCCGCGAGGACGGGCTGGCTGTCGCAGCTCATGCAGAAGTGGCTGCACACGTGGGAGCGCTGGTTGGAGAGCGCATCGCGCGTCGGCGCGCGGAGGTGGCTGAACTTGTCACCCCGCAAGGATGCGAGGGGTGA
- a CDS encoding S8 family serine peptidase, giving the protein MGTDARSLGLLPVAPGFGSIRLAPSDVDLFTGGNAKLSLLAGPPRQALLDVSGELTRAASYRANTQSTGEGVVVGVIDTGFDLAHPDLRDATGKTRIAWMLQAGTPRGLHPALEDEFGCTDPNQTPCAILAASDIDALIASGEESLSDRRSAHGTHVLSIAAGNGGVMGEGTPRYVGVAPGATLVVVAPSLPGAGFRDADLLNATRFVFDRAEALGMPAVVNLSVGGDFGPHDGSSPLEQGLAGMVGEDKPGRVIVVAAGNSGTLYALGEDGPFGIHTEARVSPSSTVRVPIRSSRSKQGQGFVWITFRPDDEVSVGLEGPDGSTWVGLTDPGEDAGYGGGDEKISAAVINRIANGKSPITEATNSAVVAWDGTWEAGELNIVLEGKGDAQLWMAGLGDVSTSSGLGLLFVRALKQGTITVPASHPGLLAVGCTINRVEWTPFDSTQPLTISELGGAVVRPDGACFFSSAGPTPFGAPKPELSAPGGFVVGAMAASSDPREDRGGLFDPQGCPDSTPCFVVDDHHAITSGTSMSAPQVAGAVALLLERDKKRDCTPSEAGACNPTLTQRRVTEILQAGARYPGGVVPRETPRDPEGLVPHETQLGPGTLDVEGAMQVLEVYLERLSRETNESDSPSGNEEPIPPAVDRSWYVLSSSYARPDPTWPVWGHVELRRADGTVATTVDESKLRVQVINGLLVDPLTAVSHGMWRFAVAAPKGVYGTSISIDVLYDDVSLGTRELPVGMDLWTSSGDISATSAGCACSAGAPPSSPPPWTLAALGAALLGGRRLRRRPSGTKCTR; this is encoded by the coding sequence GTGGGCACCGACGCTCGCTCCCTGGGCCTGCTGCCTGTGGCGCCAGGGTTTGGCTCCATCCGTCTCGCTCCCTCGGACGTGGACCTGTTCACGGGGGGTAATGCCAAGCTCTCGCTCCTCGCCGGTCCCCCGCGACAGGCCCTCCTCGATGTATCCGGTGAACTCACCCGCGCCGCGTCCTACCGCGCGAACACGCAGTCGACAGGCGAGGGCGTCGTTGTTGGCGTCATCGATACAGGCTTCGATCTCGCACATCCGGATCTACGCGACGCAACCGGGAAGACGCGCATCGCATGGATGCTCCAGGCGGGAACCCCACGCGGACTCCATCCCGCGCTGGAGGACGAGTTCGGCTGCACCGACCCCAACCAGACACCGTGCGCCATACTCGCCGCCAGCGACATCGACGCCCTCATCGCCTCGGGGGAAGAGAGCCTCTCCGACAGACGCTCCGCACACGGGACCCACGTCCTCTCCATCGCTGCGGGCAATGGCGGCGTCATGGGCGAAGGGACCCCTCGCTATGTCGGCGTCGCCCCGGGCGCGACGCTCGTGGTGGTCGCCCCATCGCTTCCGGGCGCCGGCTTCCGCGACGCTGACCTCCTCAATGCCACCCGCTTCGTCTTCGATCGAGCCGAAGCCCTCGGCATGCCGGCGGTCGTCAACCTCAGCGTAGGGGGCGATTTTGGCCCACACGACGGCTCCAGCCCACTCGAACAGGGGCTTGCCGGGATGGTCGGCGAGGACAAACCTGGCCGGGTCATCGTCGTCGCGGCTGGCAACAGTGGCACCCTTTACGCTCTCGGCGAAGATGGCCCCTTCGGCATCCACACCGAAGCGCGCGTGTCTCCGAGTTCCACCGTCCGTGTTCCCATCCGTTCTTCCAGGTCGAAGCAAGGCCAAGGCTTCGTCTGGATCACCTTCCGCCCTGACGACGAAGTCTCCGTCGGCCTGGAGGGGCCTGACGGCAGCACCTGGGTCGGGCTCACCGACCCAGGGGAAGACGCAGGCTACGGTGGCGGAGATGAGAAGATCTCGGCCGCCGTCATCAATCGCATCGCAAACGGCAAGTCTCCCATCACCGAGGCTACCAACAGCGCTGTCGTTGCCTGGGACGGGACCTGGGAGGCCGGGGAGCTCAACATCGTTCTCGAAGGCAAAGGCGACGCTCAGCTCTGGATGGCTGGCCTCGGTGACGTCTCCACCAGCTCGGGTCTAGGCCTGCTGTTCGTAAGAGCCCTCAAGCAGGGAACCATCACCGTCCCCGCGAGCCATCCTGGGCTGCTCGCTGTTGGGTGCACCATCAACCGAGTCGAGTGGACGCCATTCGACAGCACCCAGCCCCTCACGATTTCCGAGCTGGGTGGTGCTGTGGTTCGGCCCGACGGTGCCTGCTTCTTCAGCTCTGCAGGCCCCACCCCCTTCGGCGCTCCCAAGCCCGAGCTCAGCGCACCAGGAGGTTTCGTCGTGGGGGCCATGGCCGCCAGTTCGGACCCACGGGAGGACCGCGGCGGCCTGTTCGACCCGCAAGGCTGCCCCGATTCTACACCGTGCTTCGTCGTCGACGACCACCATGCGATCACCAGCGGCACCTCGATGTCGGCACCCCAGGTTGCTGGAGCGGTTGCCCTTCTGCTCGAGCGCGACAAGAAGCGTGACTGCACCCCTTCCGAGGCCGGGGCATGCAACCCCACCCTGACGCAGAGGCGCGTCACGGAGATCCTCCAGGCAGGCGCCCGCTACCCTGGAGGCGTCGTCCCCCGCGAAACACCGCGCGATCCCGAAGGTCTCGTCCCTCACGAGACCCAGCTCGGTCCTGGCACCCTCGACGTCGAAGGCGCGATGCAGGTCCTCGAGGTGTACCTGGAAAGGCTGTCCCGTGAGACCAACGAGTCCGACAGCCCTTCAGGAAACGAAGAACCCATCCCCCCTGCGGTCGATCGTAGCTGGTACGTTCTATCGAGCAGTTACGCACGCCCTGATCCCACCTGGCCGGTGTGGGGCCATGTCGAACTGCGTCGTGCTGACGGGACGGTCGCCACGACCGTCGACGAATCCAAGCTTCGCGTTCAGGTGATCAACGGCCTCCTCGTCGACCCACTCACCGCCGTCAGCCATGGGATGTGGCGCTTCGCCGTGGCCGCTCCGAAGGGAGTCTACGGCACGTCCATCTCCATCGACGTGCTGTACGACGACGTCTCCCTCGGCACACGCGAGCTCCCTGTGGGAATGGACCTCTGGACGTCCAGCGGCGACATCTCGGCCACGAGTGCGGGGTGCGCTTGTTCCGCTGGAGCACCTCCCTCATCGCCCCCTCCCTGGACCCTCGCTGCTCTCGGTGCCGCGCTCCTGGGCGGGCGCCGCCTCCGCCGTCGTCCCTCGGGGACGAAGTGCACTCGTTAG
- a CDS encoding acyl-CoA carboxylase subunit beta: protein MSLDQKLKDTLARVEKGGGPKYHDKNREQGKLFARERVNLLLDEGSFIEDAALANALEPELPADGVITGTGTIQGRTVAIMANDSTVKAGSWGRRTVEKILRIQEIAKRLRCPLFYLVDSAGARITDQIEMFPGRRGAGRIFYNQVELSGMVPQICLLFGPSAAGGAYIPAFCDIVVMVDGNASMYLGSPRMAEMVIGEKVSLEDLGGARMHCSVSGCGDVLVKTEADALAFAKRYIALMPSHCDVAPPAAEPRPPRAASKTLEEIIPVDENKPFDMMAVIDAMIDEGSFVEIKKLFAKEVITGLARIDGRVVGIVANQPKYKGGVLFVDSADKAARFIWLCDAYNIPLIYLADVPGFMIGTVVERQGIIRAGAKMIAAVSEATVPKLSIIVRKAYGAGLYAMCGPAFSPDECIALPSASIAVMGPNAAVNAVYYNKIQAVPEGPERDALVQRLRDEYRNDIDLTKLASELVIDSVIASSELRREVAQRLARHADKVADRPRKKHLVPPV from the coding sequence ATGAGCCTCGACCAGAAGCTGAAGGACACCCTTGCGAGGGTGGAAAAAGGGGGGGGCCCCAAGTACCACGACAAGAATCGCGAGCAGGGCAAGCTCTTTGCCCGCGAGCGGGTCAACCTTCTCCTCGACGAAGGCAGCTTCATTGAAGACGCTGCTCTCGCCAACGCTCTCGAGCCCGAACTGCCCGCCGACGGTGTGATCACGGGAACCGGCACCATCCAGGGCCGTACCGTGGCCATCATGGCGAACGACTCCACGGTAAAGGCAGGTTCGTGGGGGCGTCGTACCGTCGAGAAGATCCTTCGTATCCAGGAGATCGCCAAGCGGCTCCGCTGCCCTCTCTTCTACCTCGTCGACTCTGCTGGCGCGCGCATCACCGATCAGATCGAGATGTTTCCCGGCCGTCGAGGCGCGGGCCGGATCTTCTACAACCAGGTCGAACTCTCCGGCATGGTCCCACAGATCTGCCTCCTCTTCGGACCCTCGGCAGCCGGAGGCGCCTACATCCCGGCGTTCTGTGACATCGTGGTCATGGTCGACGGCAATGCCAGCATGTACCTCGGCTCTCCGCGCATGGCGGAGATGGTCATCGGCGAGAAGGTGTCCCTCGAAGATCTCGGGGGAGCGCGGATGCACTGTTCCGTGTCTGGCTGTGGTGACGTCCTCGTGAAGACCGAGGCTGATGCCCTCGCGTTTGCCAAGCGCTACATCGCCCTGATGCCCAGCCACTGCGACGTGGCACCTCCGGCAGCCGAGCCGCGTCCTCCTCGCGCCGCGTCGAAGACCCTCGAAGAGATCATCCCTGTCGACGAGAACAAACCCTTCGACATGATGGCCGTCATCGACGCCATGATCGACGAGGGCAGCTTCGTCGAGATCAAAAAGCTCTTTGCGAAGGAGGTCATCACCGGCCTCGCCCGCATCGACGGTCGCGTCGTGGGGATCGTGGCCAATCAGCCCAAGTATAAGGGCGGCGTCCTTTTCGTCGACTCTGCGGACAAGGCGGCGCGCTTCATCTGGCTGTGCGACGCATACAACATTCCCCTCATCTACCTGGCGGACGTCCCCGGCTTCATGATCGGCACCGTCGTCGAGCGCCAAGGAATCATCCGAGCTGGCGCGAAGATGATCGCGGCAGTCAGTGAGGCGACCGTCCCCAAGCTCTCGATCATCGTCCGCAAGGCTTATGGTGCAGGCCTTTACGCCATGTGTGGCCCAGCCTTCTCTCCGGACGAGTGCATCGCGCTCCCCTCTGCGTCCATCGCCGTCATGGGGCCGAATGCTGCCGTCAACGCGGTCTATTACAACAAGATCCAGGCTGTTCCTGAAGGCCCTGAGCGTGATGCCTTGGTCCAGCGGCTGAGAGACGAGTACCGAAACGACATCGATCTCACCAAGCTGGCGAGTGAGCTGGTGATCGACTCCGTCATTGCCTCCTCCGAGCTTCGCCGCGAGGTGGCTCAGCGCCTTGCTCGCCATGCCGACAAGGTGGCCGACCGGCCGCGCAAAAAGCATCTCGTCCCCCCTGTCTGA
- a CDS encoding VWA domain-containing protein → MLLLVEQLLWFLRREGFTISTVQAIDAARACDLVGVADRDTLRDAIASVVVERAGDLARYTASFERFFTLGHGHVGDLWSRLRDLGFSATEVGAVRDLVQAVATKREGSGESAFRAAVATENELDQLLLTAGAIRALSPLTSSRQTGFFTQRLLEQLGVSRAASALTRIRQALHDALGRERGDALADALTAEMERVRRRVRAHVEATAKRIEAEAGGQGGPMDVPFAALSEAQLEEVRRGVRRLTERLRGAAQVRRRKAARGHIDPHLTLRRSLRTGGIPLVPGRRVRRRARPRLWVLCDISESVRVASRFFLEFLVATQELFERTRSFVFVSEIGEVTGLLDELGPERALARIEAGAAVNRTHNSNYGRALKDFENRFGRDMDRRTTLVILGDGRTNYLPDEAAVVRRLRERARSVLWLCPEGPSAWTGDSAMPRYAAAVSKVLVARTGRELEVAAREVAARRA, encoded by the coding sequence ATGCTCCTGCTCGTCGAACAGCTGCTGTGGTTTCTACGTCGGGAAGGCTTTACCATTTCCACCGTCCAGGCCATCGATGCCGCTCGTGCATGCGACCTGGTTGGCGTGGCAGACCGTGACACACTCCGTGATGCAATCGCTTCAGTCGTCGTCGAACGAGCAGGAGATCTCGCACGCTACACTGCGAGTTTTGAGAGGTTTTTCACGCTGGGACACGGTCACGTGGGCGATCTGTGGTCACGATTGCGTGATCTGGGATTCTCGGCGACGGAGGTGGGGGCTGTTCGAGACCTGGTGCAAGCCGTCGCCACAAAGCGGGAGGGCAGTGGTGAAAGCGCCTTTCGCGCGGCGGTCGCAACGGAAAACGAACTCGATCAGCTGCTTCTCACGGCCGGTGCCATACGAGCGCTCTCCCCTCTGACCAGCTCTCGGCAGACAGGCTTTTTCACGCAGCGCCTCCTTGAACAGCTGGGAGTTTCGCGAGCTGCCAGCGCCCTCACCCGAATTCGCCAGGCCCTCCACGACGCGCTCGGACGAGAGCGTGGTGATGCGCTCGCGGATGCTCTTACTGCCGAAATGGAGCGTGTTCGCCGTCGCGTCCGGGCGCATGTCGAAGCCACGGCGAAGCGAATCGAAGCTGAAGCAGGAGGGCAGGGGGGCCCGATGGATGTTCCATTTGCCGCGCTCTCCGAAGCTCAGCTCGAGGAGGTCCGGCGTGGCGTGCGTCGCCTCACGGAGCGATTGAGAGGCGCGGCACAAGTACGGCGAAGGAAAGCCGCACGGGGTCATATCGACCCTCATCTCACACTGAGACGCAGCCTGCGTACCGGCGGCATTCCACTGGTGCCTGGACGACGAGTGCGTCGTCGTGCGCGCCCTCGCCTTTGGGTTCTCTGCGACATCTCCGAGTCGGTACGGGTAGCATCACGCTTTTTTCTCGAGTTTCTGGTGGCTACCCAGGAACTCTTCGAAAGGACCCGCTCGTTCGTTTTCGTCAGCGAGATCGGTGAGGTCACGGGGCTTCTCGATGAGCTCGGTCCGGAGCGTGCCCTTGCGCGCATCGAAGCTGGAGCTGCAGTCAATCGCACGCACAATTCCAACTATGGGCGTGCCTTGAAGGATTTCGAGAACCGCTTCGGCCGCGACATGGACCGTCGCACAACCCTGGTCATCCTCGGTGACGGTCGCACCAACTACCTACCGGACGAAGCTGCCGTCGTCCGGCGACTCCGCGAACGGGCGCGTTCGGTCCTCTGGCTGTGCCCCGAGGGGCCCTCGGCGTGGACTGGAGACAGCGCCATGCCCCGCTACGCAGCGGCCGTCTCGAAGGTGCTCGTCGCGCGAACAGGACGAGAACTCGAGGTCGCGGCACGGGAGGTGGCCGCCCGACGCGCTTAA